CGTAACCGGGATTTATCCCGGCGGCGAGGCTGGAGCAACTGTCACAGAAAAATCCGGCGTATTGGGCCGTCACCCCGAACACCTGGTAACGGACATCGGGAGAAAGCCCCGCCTCGTCCCTTAAGGACGCTTTGAACGCCACGTCATAATATATCGACCGGCCTTTATACCCGGCATCCCCGGTCCAGTTCCGATGCCGCGCCGCCACCGGCGCATCGCGCCTGCGCAACAATCCCACCAGCGGCCTAAGATGCGGACAGGCTTTCAAGATGACGCGCCTCCATAATGGGCGGGTGAATTAGAAAGAGTCAGCGGCAATTATTAAGCGCGGCGTCATCCGTCATACGGCGACACTTTCCCTGCGCGCATTCATGAAGAAGGGAAGTTGCCTGTCCTCATAATCTGCCTTGGTGGCGAAAACCCGGGAAAGTATTACGTTGTGCTCAAGGCTTATTGCGGCGGTGGCCTCGGATGTCCGGTTGATGAGGGCTCCGTAATCGAACGGATGTTTCATTATGAGCAGAACATCGATGTCCGACGCCGCATGAGCGTCCATGCGCGACTGCGAGCCGTAAAGACGCACGTCCAAAAGCTCACCGCCA
This genomic window from Nitrospinota bacterium contains:
- a CDS encoding nucleotidyltransferase domain-containing protein, translated to MKTPVNQIVQEYKLALEGILGGELLDVRLYGSQSRMDAHAASDIDVLLIMKHPFDYGALINRTSEATAAISLEHNVILSRVFATKADYEDRQLPFFMNARRESVAV